The Culex pipiens pallens isolate TS chromosome 2, TS_CPP_V2, whole genome shotgun sequence DNA window AGGTCGGCGTGCTCGAACAACTCAAAAAGGACGCCAAGATCCGTTACAACGACGCGTTGAAGGCTTACGTGACCAAGTACTTTGGACGGCCGCTAGAAAAATTGAACGTAAGAGAGCAAAAACCCCACAAAAAGTAAATTCTCACTCTAACACCCCCTCTTTAACCCTTCCAGCAATTCTTCGAGGGCGTCCAGCAAAAGGTACAGCAGGGCGTGAAGGAAACCGAAATCAGCTACCAGATGGCGTACTCGAAGCAGGAACTGCGCAAGGTCATCGCCCAGTACCCGGCCCGCGAGGTCAAGAAGGGGCTCGAGCAGCTCTACAAAAAGGTCGAGAAGCACCTGTGCGAGGAGGAGAACCTGCTGCAGGTGGTGTGGCGCGCCATGCAGGAGGAGTTTATCGCCCAGTACAACTCGCTCGAGCTGTGGATCCAGCGGTGCTACGCGGGCGCGATGATCACGCTCGATTTTACCATCAAGGACATTCTGGACTTTTTCTCCGAGATTGCGAGGTCGcactaaagtttaaaaattgtgtaacaaaaaagaaaacaaaactattCCAAATTGGTATGACTTATCGAGCTCAGTTAACGAatattttattagaatttagccctaagaaaaagaaaactttgTTGCACCCTGTACTCTTATCGTTATATTTACACACACTCACTCAAACCCACACACAGTTTAGTCCTATGTGAAAAAACTACCCTTGAAAAAGGATGTAATTTAtcgaacaaattaaaaagttgGCCGTTAATGGCGAACGAAACAAAATATggcaaatattaaaacaatatcAATTAATTCGCTTATTACTTATATAATGAAAAATTGTATAGAAGTTATAAACTTATTAATAAAGAGAATTATAGATACGAACAGCGTATAttgtttttctaaattcatcCTTTTTTCAGAAGTTTTGATATTTCCTCTTCTCCTTTTCCGAATTTAAATAGAATTTTActatttacagtccagactcgattattcgaaggcctcggaaaaatttcacttcggatagtcggaaaagatttttctttgtCTTGTTTCTAATTGTTGAGCTTAAATATTGACCGTTttggccgatttggtcattCTGGACGTTTTGATtggtttggccattttggtcacattgaccgttttggtcattttggatgTTTTGATCGTTGgtctttttgatcattttgaccgttttggtcattttggtcttttggtcgttttggcgttttgaccattttggtcattttgatcgttttggtcgttttgaccattttggtcattttgaccgttttggccgatttggtcattttgatcgttttggtcattttgattgttttgatcattttggtcatttcgataATTTGGccgatttgataattttggtcgttttggtcattttgaccgttttggccGATTTAATcgtttggaccgttttggtcatttaggtcgttttgaccattttgaccattttggtcattttgaccattttagccgatttggtcattttggacgttttggtagttttggcgttttgaccattttggtcattttgatcgttttggccaattcggtcattttgatcgttttggtcattttgattgttttgatcattttggtcattttgataattttgaccgttttggccGATTTGGTTATTCTGGACGTTTTggcgttttgaccattttggtcattttgaacgttttggccgatttggtcattttgatcgttttggtcatatTGATCATTTCGATAGTTTGGCCGTTTTGGccgatttgataattttggtcgttttagttattttggtcatattgaccgttttggtcattttgatcgatttgatcattttgttcgttctgaccattttggtcatttggatcattttgaCCAGTTTGGCCGATTTGATcgttttgctcattttggtcatgttgaCTGTTTTGACCGTCtggaccgatttggtcattttgacaattttggtcattttggtcgttttgaccattttaaccgttttggacgatttgataatttggaccgttttggtcattttggccgatttgatcattttggtcgttctgaccattttggtcatttggaacATTTTGACCGGTTTGGCCGATTTGATCGTTATGATcgttttgctcattttggtcaTCTTGACTGTTTTGACCGGTTTGGCCGATTcagtcattttgatcgttttggtcattttggtcgttttggtcattttggtcgttttgaccattttaaCCGTATTTGCCGATTTGAtaatttggaccgttttggtcattttggtcgttttgaccatttttgtcattttgattattttgaccgttttggccGATTTGGTTATTCTGGACGTTTTggcgttttgaccattttggtcattttgaacgttttggccgatttggtcattttgatcgttttggtcatatTGATCATTTCGATAGTTTGGCCGTTTTGGccgatttgataattttggtcgttttagttattttggtcatattgaccgtttttgtcattttggtcgatttgatcattttgatcgttctgaccattttggtcatttggatcATTTAGACCGGTTTGGCCGATTTGATcgttttgctcattttggtcattttgaccgttttggccgatttggtcattttgatcatttcgatAGTTTGGccgatttgataattttggtcgttctgaccattttggtcgttctgaccattttggtcattaggATCATTTTGCCCGGTTTGGCCGATTTGATcgttttgctcattttggtcatgttggcTGTTTTGACCGTCtggaccgatttggtcattttgacaattttggtcattttggtcgttttgaccattttaaccgttttggacgatttgataatttggaccgttttggtcattttggtcgttttgaccattttgaccatttttgtcattttgaccgttttgaccgatttgatcattttggaccgctttggtcattttggtcattttgatcattttgaccgttttggccgttttggtcattttggacgttttggtcgttttggcgttttgaccattttcgtcattttgaccgttttggctgatttagtcattttgatcgttttggccattttgatcatttcgatAGTTTGGCCGTTTTGGccgatttgataattttgggcattttggtcattttggtcatattgaccgttttggtcattttggtcgatttgatcattttggtcatgttgactgttttgatcgttttggccgatttggtcattttgataatttggtcattttggtcgttttggtcattttggtcgttttgaccattttggtcattttgatcattttgaccgttttggccGATTTGAtcatttggaccgttttggtcattttggtcgttttgaccattttggtcattttggtaattttgaccgttttggccGATTAagctattttggtcatttttgtcgttttgaccattttggtcattttgaccgttttgaccgatttggtcaatttggtcattttggtgttttggttgttttggtcgttttggtcattttgatcattttgatcattttggtcattttaatcattttgaccgtttggccgatttggtcattttgatcgttttggtcattttgatcttttggcCGTTTTGGCcgatttgttcattttgatcgttttgttcattttggtcattttaaccgttttggccattttgatcgttttggtcatttttggtcattttgatcattttaaccgttttggccgatttggtcattttgaccgttACGGCTGATTTAgttattttgatcgatttggtcatttttatcatttttgttaggggaaggtggggcaagacgaccatatggggcaagaggaacaatcgctagtaaggccgtaatttttacaattttgattatttccagtatgaggaattgttgctagcaatgcaattagctgattctactaccacataaccgccaaaacgacgtaaacgccacggggaatgagatttaatgaagttttttttcaaaacctttgttttcttataatatttggaaagtacaaaataaggcttagggttcgatttaaggctcattttctcaaaatgctatttttcctagatcagtagtgtccctaccaatgacttgcacctattataaagtatgatttaacttttggctatttttgttgagagcctTTAAAAAACCTTgtccaggtggggcaagtgtaccatatggatttttattatggaaaaaatacgaattgctgcaacatcatattttattgggaaataaatacataaaagtacttaaaaactgataaacaattgataaaaaaaattccgtacaaaatatagtgatattatgaaaatttcctttttttcatctaagtaataatttgtttttgtataaacgatcaattttttagtaaaatattattaattaatctaaaaattaaagaaacgtttcaaatacattctaatctgatgtacctaagtgataacagttcaattgttagcaaattaacatgttatttcatgcattgttcctcttgccccaacgggttgttcgtcttgtcccactagttgagaagaacgtacggaaaatcatttttttttaaatcaattttttacattaaaaaacaggattttttaaaaacttcttctatcaaagtcttagtcaagacctggaataagatgattataaaaaaatccgacagatttttaacgtttttgatgggttataacgagcatttccttagcttgttacacttgccccactttcccctactttggtgattttggccaatttggttggtttagtcattttagtcattttgatcattttgaccgttttccgatttggtcattttgatcattttgaccgttttggtcattttagttttttggccattttggtcattttgatcattttggccttttggccgatttggtcattttaaccattttggtgaatttggtgattttggtcattttggccaatttggttagtatggtcaatttggtcatttggtcattttggtaatgttggttattttggccgttttccgatttggtcattttatccgttttggccgttttggtcttttcgtcattttggtcattttgacagtttagGGTTTGTCTACGCTCCGTAtgaaaaacggtttttttgtatgaacagttaTTGGCAAGAGGGAGTGGGAAGGGGGtgtaattttttccaaaaagtgtTTACCTGGTTTACGGATGGCCCCATGACAGTGCACAcgatattccataaatttaataaGGAACTCAtataattgttaaattttgtacaaatAAAGAATACATAAAAATAACGACAGCCTTATTATTGGATTTTATGgcgcaaaaagatgattttagtGGCAAAAAATCAGACCTGCAAGTTTCTTAGTAATTGGAAGAGGTGAAAAAATTGGTGAATCGGTGTTGCTTCAAAATCGTTCTAACAcagtttttaattataattaacaTTTTCAAGCTTCAAAATGACCCTGAGAAACCTTTTTTctcttacataaaaaaaataattaaacaaatatttaatgaaaataatttcagcaaaaaaatgttttgtttgccAAATGATAAGTAACGGCACTTCAAGTGTCCATGTTTTGGCACTTGAACGACGCgaaaataacaacagtaatcGTCATAAACAAACCCAAGCGAAGACAGTTTTAAACTTGACCCAGTAACGTGCCAACAGCTGGAGAGGCCATAAAACACCACCATATAAAGTGCGCAATTTTGACCTGTGAAAATAGATGACATTGTTCGTTGACCTACAAGGTGTTTGAAGTGAACAAATAGTACTGATGcatattcatcatttcctgCATGAACCAATAGAGATCGGCGAAGGAAGTTTGAACAGGTCAACCATAAAAGAAAACGACCTTTTGGTGAATTTTCCGTTTTTTGGTTTCACTCTTTCCAAATGCGCGATAGACACTCAGTAAAAATCGTACACCTTGTTTACGTTCTATTTTGACTCTCCATTCACGAACCGAAATTTTATTACTCCATAAAAGGTGATAAATTAATTTAGGTTTGCACTGCTAGGGTGAATGACCAGCGCTGCCAGTGGTGCTATTATGCAGCGTAAAATTCCTGAAATGGTACAAAATTTCCTGCAAGTCTTGTTTGGAGATTCCCATTAACAGGTCGGTCCGTTCCACTTCCTGGCTACCGTCAACCTTCCGGATGTCGTTGGTCACGTTCTTCGCCACAagttggtccaaaaaatcaaccaGATCTACGTCGTCTCGTTTAGCGCGATTGACGGAACCTCGCAACGCTCGTATCAGCTGAACCAAGGGGCTGGTGGATTCCGCCACATCAACCGGAAGCGGGGCATCACTTGGAAGATCTTGCTGGGGTTCAGCTTGCAGGGGGAAGATCCGGTTCCACTGTTGCTCCAAAAACGGTGTCGTTAGTCCGAACGGTATCAACCGCAACGCTCGGACGCCGTTTACTCGGAAATCGTCACTCAACAGAGCTGTGTTGTGTCTGAAAATGGCCGCTTTCTGAAAACATCATGCATACATaatattatagtttttttttactgttgatTCGCGTTTGTATTGCAAAACTTGACCTTCTCAAACAGTCTCAGCTTGAAGTCCACATGGCACGTCCAGTACTGTAACGTGCCGACGTATTTGGCGCACTGCAGTATGCGTTGATCTAACGGCGTTAGCTGCAGCCGTTGGAACGCATCGCAGTCGGCTATGGTGGCCGCGACCTTGAGCGCGTGGGATACGATCTTGACGGTTTCCTCGTGGCTTGGCAGGTAACTTGGATCGTTGGAGAAAATCGACGGCACAAAACCGATCCACACGCGATTGTCCACGTTGGCGTTGCCCATGATCATGCCAAGCCGGGCGTTTGGCTTGACGCCCTCCTCTTCGTTGCATTCCGGACCGCGGATGAACAGTTCCGTCGGCAGCAGAACGGGACTCTGCGCTAGGGTAACATTCGACTCGGTGTGCAAAACCGGTGCCACAATTGGACTGCTTAGGGCGAAATCTACCGGGACGTTCCGGAGGGTTTCCAGCAGGGCCACGTTGGAAACGATTGACGAGGTCACCAGGTGGCGGTAGTCGTTGGCGCATCTGCCAGCGATGATCACGTCTTTGTCCGCGAAGATGTACTTCCGCGAGGCGCCCAGCTGGATCTCGACACCGTGAACTGCGGCAGCGGCTAAAATGAGCAAAACCCATTGGGAAcccattgaataaaaaataatccaagcTGAGAACTCTAAATACttctatattttttaagatgGCAACAAAGTCAACGTAGATATATATTGAAATTAAGATTGATGTTATAGCTAAGTGAACacgacaaaaaatctttttttttctgttatggTTTCTTATCCAGCTATTAGTCACTTCTCCACAAACCACTCACCCAGATTATACAACAACCGAACCAGTCTAGCCCCGGTCAGCAGCTTCAAATTCGGGTCAATCGCATACAaggtctgctgctgctgctgcccggTGTCCACCCTCTTGCAGGTCCGGTTCCGTGCCGCACACGCAACTCCCGCCCGTTCCCCCCGGTGGGCAGGATCGACAAACTGGTAGCCCAACTGACGGGCACACTCCGTGAACTTGTCCGCCACTCGACGGCCAAGGTCGGTGATCGCCGCGTCGGCAGCAGGTTCAAGAATTCGTTCGCAGTGGTTTGACCGCAGCACCAGCACCAACTTCTCGACGTTTCGCTTGGCGAGGAATACGCCCACACTTTGCGCCACGTGGTCACTTCCGATTACGATGTACTGGTAGCGGTCTTCCAGGACGATTTCCTTCCGGGGTACCTTTTCGAGGCTGGCAAAGCACGTGGCGGTTAGCGATAGAAGTGCGAGAATGCACTTGCTTGCCCACATGGTTCTAGTATCACTAAAGACTTTCTTTACCGTTGTAAACGGAGGCACTTATGGACAAACACTTTTATAAGAGCTGATTTGGGGAATGTTTTGGCTGGGCGAGTTCCAAACATAAACTTTTAGCAAAGAGtaggaaatattttcatttgttttttaaacacctcttttcgaataaaattattttcattgttATCATGTACCACGAGAAGgatgaaaataaatcaaatttgttgttttgaatacATTAGGAAGttcattgaactttttttgtagcTTGCGTGGTACTGAAAATACTGcttctggttttttttattagagtaAGAAAAAGCCTTGATTCTTTGATGTTCAAAAGATTACAgctgaaaatattcaataaatagtATTGCTTTTGAAAATAAGTGTGCAGTATGCTATTTTCACACTAAAATATTGGGATTTCCAAGCGGAccattattttaaaacatatttttgaaagctttttgtttttgtttttgtttttgtttttgttttttttttgtttttgtttttgtttttgtttttgtttttgtttttgtttttgtttttgtttttgtttttgtttttgtttttgtttttgtttttgtttttgtttttgtttttgtttttgtttttgtttttgtttttgtttttgtttttgtttttgtttttgtttttgtttttgtttttgtttttgttttggttttggttttggttttggttttggttttggttttggttttggttttggttttggttttggttttggttttggttttggttttggttttggttttggttttggttttggttttggttttggttttggttttggttttgtttttgtttttgtttttgtttttgtttttgtttttgtttttgtttttgtttttgtttttgtttttgtttttgtttttgtttttgtttttgtttttgtttttgtttttgtttttgtttttgtttttgtttttgtttttgtttttgtttttgtttttgtttttgtttttgtttttgtttttgtttttgtttttgtttttgtttttgtttttgtttttgtttttgtttttgtttttgtttttgtttttgtttttgtttttgtttttgtttttgtttttgtttttgtttttgttttgtttttgtttttgtttttgtttttgtttttgtttttgtttttgtttttgtttttgtttttgtttttgtttttgtttttgtttttgttttgtttttgtttttgtttttgtttttgtttttgtttttgtttttgtttttgtttttgtttttgtttttgtttttgtttttgtttttgtttttgtttttgtttttgtttttgtttttgtttttgtttttgtttttgtttttgtttttgtttttgtttttgtttttgtttttgtttttgttttgtttttgtttttgtttttgtttttgtttttgtttttgtttttgttttgtttttgtttttgtttttgtttttgttttggttttgtttttggttttgtttttgtttttgtttttgtttttgtttttgtttttgtttttgtttttgtttttgtttttgtttttgtttttgtttttgtttttgtttttgtttttgtttttgtttttgtttttgtttttgtttttgtttttgtttttgttttgtttttgtttttgtttttgtttttgtttttgtttttgtttttgtttttgtttttgtttttgtttttgtttttgtttttgtttttgtttttgtttttgtttttgtttttgtttttgttttgtttttgtttttgtttttgtttttgtttttgtttttgtttttgtttttgtttttgtttttgtttttgtttttgtttttgtttttgtttttgtttttgtttttgtttttgtttttgtttttgtttttgtttttgtcaatttttgtcatgTAGTTCTAAAAGCCTAATCAGGATTGTAAAACAAAAGACAGATAAAATCCATTAGCATGTGGACCTAGAAATTGTCACCCAAATTCGCACGGTCACTGacaaaatggcaaaattaaacttgaaaatgAAACCTTTTTCGTCAAATCACACTTAAACATGGAATGAAACCGTCCTTCTACCAAGTCGTCGGGAAAACTCGACAAGGTTGTATTTCAGCCATCAAAAGAATAAATTTGTTCAGTTTGACTGAACAAAGCATCATTTCTAAATACAATGTTTGATGAGagccaaaaaaacttaaaaaccaaAATAGTAAACACCTGATGAATGATGTTCAAGAAAGAGTAGAAAAAAAACCGTTGACACGACTTAAACAAACCATTTGAAATGTGTATGAATAACAAAGCCCAACAAACCGACTGCAACGTTCCACAATCGCTCATAATTGATTGTACCAGAGTGTGAAACATCGATgcgattcgttttttttttgcgctgacTGCCCGTATCATTAAAAACGTGCGTTAAATTTGGCGCGCGAATCGTTGTTCAAATATGTCCAAATTACAATTACACCTGGGCGGCTTTGGGTGCCTTCACCACGACGCGTTTGAAATGCAGTCATGTGAGACCAAAACTCGTAGTAAATTTGAACTGTACGGTGGGGTGATATTGATCACAAATTTTGGATTATTGTGGTCAAATAGTTTGACATTAGATTCAAAGAATTATTATGATTCTGATATGAGATATGATcaacttaattaaattttccaaagtCACTCCACGCTAAAGGTACCGTAGTAGTTTTGCATGATCGATTGGACAGCAAACAGCTCTGTTATACTGTCTCTGCCTGCCACCAGCAGTCTCAGCAAAATGCACATTTCAACGGTTTTCTACGGCATTTCGGCAAGGTTGCCCGTGCGGTTTTTACTGCACCACAAAACACTGACCTGACTGGCTGCCTGCCTGCTGGCCGTTTGGCTGCTTCACTTAGTATTTCGACAGGCCGCGCGGCACGTTGTGGTCGAACAGTCCAGTCTTCAGTAGCATGAATAGCATGTTATAAAAAGTAATTTCTTCTGCTGGGTAGTACCACATACTTGAGTGGCAGGCTCGCGCTTATTACGAGCATTTTAGTAAATTATTGTATACTTTTAGGGGGGGCTGGTGAGGCCaactttacagttttttttattattgtttaaaaattatttccaaaaagtgtttggaatttgttttggtttacaAAACCTGTTTCAACATCAAAAATACAAGCCACGTAACTTTAAAAACTATTGCAAAAGCAACTATACttaaaacaatgaaataaatcaatgaaaatGCTTTTAAGCTTGTTTCAATTACACATTAtgatattttcatgtttttatactATTTAAAATAATGGGCCTGCTTAAAAATATGAACATAGTATTAATTTAATAGATTTTAAAAGATCAAGTTTTTCATATAAGTTGTGTTCTGTTGAGATAAAAAACAAACCAATATTATATTTATATAAAGTTTATATTTAAAGATTCCCTTCCtgctatttttcaaacttttgagcTTTTATGCATGACGGATGGATAGTTTTTGAGTTAGTCGGCCCGTTCCAAATATATATTTCAAACTTTATGGCACCTTTTTTTCCTTACCAAATCATGTGGTCAACATTTATTTCAAGAATCTTTAAGTTTGAACGGAAATAAAAGTGCAATTaacggaacacttttttttattttcggtgcacatcaaccagagcttttgcacccagatttttgttacagacattttagtatcttcaaaactaaagTACtatccacaaagtaatttacaacaaagtttgacaatttttacaatcacattgttgcaggattgggtccgtaaatttgacaattttggaataagaagacaacaacttccttcgttgctgtgcacccttaacatgaatttttattcatgtATTGGTAATTATGACATGATTAACATTAACATGAAGCATATTTGTTTAAACCTATTATGAACTCCTATTAATTTTTCATGTAGAGTGCCTACACAGCTAATTTTGGAttgccatttcagtaaaatgaataactgaatgcgattcagttatcatcatttttactgaa harbors:
- the LOC120423749 gene encoding uncharacterized protein LOC120423749, with the translated sequence MWASKCILALLSLTATCFASLEKVPRKEIVLEDRYQYIVIGSDHVAQSVGVFLAKRNVEKLVLVLRSNHCERILEPAADAAITDLGRRVADKFTECARQLGYQFVDPAHRGERAGVACAARNRTCKRVDTGQQQQQTLYAIDPNLKLLTGARLVRLLYNLAAAAVHGVEIQLGASRKYIFADKDVIIAGRCANDYRHLVTSSIVSNVALLETLRNVPVDFALSSPIVAPVLHTESNVTLAQSPVLLPTELFIRGPECNEEEGVKPNARLGMIMGNANVDNRVWIGFVPSIFSNDPSYLPSHEETVKIVSHALKVAATIADCDAFQRLQLTPLDQRILQCAKYVGTLQYWTCHVDFKLRLFEKKAAIFRHNTALLSDDFRVNGVRALRLIPFGLTTPFLEQQWNRIFPLQAEPQQDLPSDAPLPVDVAESTSPLVQLIRALRGSVNRAKRDDVDLVDFLDQLVAKNVTNDIRKVDGSQEVERTDLLMGISKQDLQEILYHFRNFTLHNSTTGSAGHSP